A stretch of Bombus huntii isolate Logan2020A chromosome 7, iyBomHunt1.1, whole genome shotgun sequence DNA encodes these proteins:
- the LOC126867310 gene encoding solute carrier family 46 member 3 — protein MADTNNSSTMEKKRGDTTGNQVVSDKALVWKSMTLRQKWSYFTSNITVEPMIACYVIPCMLASLATQNLSLEKACRVNLAYPDEVCTALARRNTTGYEMEETAVQQLVAGMQTWKTALSSGLPTILILFMGAWSDRTGLRKPCMLLPIIGEFLSSVSMLLCTYFFHEVPMEATGIFEALWPALTGGWFTMFMGVFSYIADITSVESRTLRIGAANVFLSLGVPIGMALSGILYLKIGFYGVFGISTVCYVLSFIYGLVVIKEPPKPHLLQKAEKTETKKMTVCASILDFFAFKHIEETFRVAFKQGRNNRQKRVLVLMVIVMVVIGPLYGEMAVMYLYMRYRYHWNEVMFSMFTTFAMVTNLIGTAVSVGVFSHILKIDDAIVGIMSSMSKILAGFVYAFAITDWMIYLAAIVEIVNGTSFIAMRSIASKLVSTSELGKVNSLLGVCESLMPLIYGPMYSSIYAATMKTFPGTFFIVGACMTMPAVVAFFWLYTEHRKDRQLLEQEKKAKSKEGPEENDSKTMKWQVVGEKKPEVPTMNGVANTAFESDHL, from the exons ATGGCTGACACGAATAATTCATCGACGATGGAGAAGAAACGTGGTGACACCACTGGAAACCAGGTAGTATCTGACAAAGCATTGGTCTGGAAGTCCATGACATTGCGCCAGAAATGGTCTTACTTCACCAGTAATATCACCGTGGAGCCTATGATCGCCTGCTACGTGATACCCTGTATGCTAGCTTCTCTGGCCACGCAGAATCTCAGCTTGGAAAAAGCGTGTAGAGTGAATCTGGCTTATCCTGACGAAGTCTGCACAGCATTGGCTAGAAGGAACACGACTGGTTATGAGATGGAAGAAACTGCTGTTCAACAACTGGTTGCTGGCATGCAGACATGGAAAACAGCTTTGTCTAGCGGTTTACCTACCATCTTGATCCTCTTCATGGGTGCCTGGAGCGATCGTACAGGATTGAGGAAGCCGTGTATGCTTCTACCTATCATTGGTGAATTTTTAAGCAGCGTTAGTATGTTGTTGTGCACCTACTTCTTTCACGAGGTTCCTATGGAAGCCACAGGTATCTTCGAAGCACTTTGGCCAGCGTTAACGGGAGGCTGGTTCACCATGTTCATGGGTGTTTTCAGTTATATCGCGGATATCACGTCGGTAGAGTCCAGGACGCTTCGAATTGGTGCTGCAAATGTTTTCTTGTCGCTTGGTGTACCGATCGGAATGGCATTGTCCGGAATACTGTATCTGAAAATTGGATTTTATGGTGTATTCGGTATTTCGACCGTGTGTTACGTGTTGAGCTTCATTTATGGGTTAGTGGTGATTAAGGAGCCACCTAAACCCCATTTGTTGCAAAAGGCGGAAAAAACGGAGACGAAGAAGATGACCGTGTGCGCATCGATCTTGGACTTCTTCGCGTTTAAGCATATTGAAGAGACCTTTCGTGTTGCTTTTAAACAGGGTAGAAATAATCGGCAGAAAAGGGTGTTGGTGCTTATGGTCATCGTTATGGTTGTGATTGGTCCACTTTACg GTGAAATGGCAGTGATGTATCTTTACATGAGATACAGGTACCACTGGAACGAAGTTATGTTCAGCATGTTCACCACGTTCGCCATGGTGACGAATTTAATCG gaACCGCGGTATCTGTCGGTGTGTTCAGTCACATTTTAAAAATCGACGATGCTATAGTCGGGATTATGAGCTCCATGAGCAAGATTTTGGCTGGTTTCGTCTATGCATTTGCAATCACGGACTGGATGATTTATTTAG CGGCTATCGTCGAGATCGTGAATGGTACATCTTTCATAGCGATGCGATCGATAGCATCTAAACTCGTATCTACAAGTGAACTCG GCAAGGTGAATTCGTTGCTTGGTGTCTGCGAATCTCTGATGCCTCTCATCTATGGGCCTATGTACAGTTCCATTTACGCTGCAACCATGAAAACGTTTCCAGGGACGTTCTTCATTGTCGGCGCCTGCATGACCATGCCAGCCGTCGTCGCGTTCTT CTGGTTATACACGGAGCACAGGAAAGATCGTCAATTGCTGGAGCAAGAGAAGAAAGCGAAGAGCAAGGAAGGACCAGAAGAGAACGACTCGAAAACTATGAAATGGCAAGTCGTTGGCGAGAAAAAGCCAGAAGTTCCTACGATGAACGGTGTCGCAAATACAGCTTTCGAATCTGACCATTTATAA